TCATCGGAATCACTTTCGTTTAAGTTCGTTGATTTTTCCTCGCCGACTGTTGTGCCTCCGGCTTTTATTTCTACACATTTTGCTGTAATGTCCGATGTCCTTACAATGATGACATTTCACATGTTGCGCGGGACACTAATCAAGCTTATGTACATCATGGCCACATCGGTGACACTTTCCTTTACTttcttgaccttgaccttgatattGCGGTTTATGCTTTCATCTTTGGATTTGTTGATGATTACGGCCATGGCCTTTATTTCTAGTGTGAAGCCTATCGACATTTGCACGGGTGGGAGTCTCAGACAGTTTCAAATTTGTCAGTCCAACCACTAACCTGTCCCTAATCATCTCTTCTCTGAGTGTCCCGTAATTACAATGTTCTGACAGGGCATGCAACGACGTAATAAATGTTTCAACATGTTCATCATCCTTTTGTTTACGTTGGTTAAATTTGGCGCGCTCAAATATGACATTTCGACGGACCACAAAATAACCTTCAAATTTCTCTTTCACAGTTTCATAGACTTTCTTTTCATCTTCCGTAAGTTCAAAAGAAACCGAATATTTCCTCGGCCTCCGGACCCATGGCGTAAATTAATGTGTTTACCTGGAGAGCTTCGTCCTTTCACGACAGCTCTGATGCCACTTGAAACCGGTCAAAACGTTTTCCCCATTTTACCCAATCCTCCGGAGCTTTGAAATTAAACTATTTTGGTGGGGAAAACTGATACGGCGCCATGTCTGCTTCAACGATTATTTAGGCGAGTTTATCCCacacttctgacaccatgttatGTCACTTGTTGACATTAGGGGACCATTTTGTTGTAAATACGGTACACAGTGTTATTTGTATAACTCGGACTTTAGTAAGTCTGTTAATCTGTATCACTACACGCTTGTATGTCTGAGCATGCGCATTGTAATAAACTGAATACAAGATGGAAACCTCCATGATGATGTCACGTTGTGTTGTAAGCTACTATAAACGGGTTTTAGCTACGATATAACATTCTGGCGACGAGGATGGCTGGACGCATGGGGAAAATCGACAACTTTGACGATTCCGTCGAGTCGTGGAAGTGTTATCAGGAACGTCTGAAACAATTTTTTAAGGCAAATGAGGTGCCAAATGGAAAAAAAGTTCCGGTGTTGTTGAGTGTTATTGGCGGGAAACCGTATTCCATCCTGCATGACTTGGTTGCACCAGATTTACCGGGTGATAAATCGTATGTAGATTTGGTCGGCGTCTTAAATGGACATTTTAACCCTCAACCGCTACAGATAGCCGAGCGTTTTAGGTTTCACAAGAGAGACCAGAAGTCGGGTGAGTCGATCAGAGAATTCAATGCAGCCATACGAAAATTAAGTGAGCATTGTGGGTTTGGACAGTCTTTGGATGAAACTTTGAGAGACAGATTAGTGTGTGGTCTACGTAATGACAATATACAAAAGAAACTGCTGTCTGAAGATAATCTGACCTATAAAAACGCGTTAGATATTGCAATTGCAATGGAGACGGCATCCCGAGATGCTGTGGAACTTCAGAGGGAAAAGTCAGGAAACatggtaaacaaaataaacaaggTTAAcccaaaaaagaaaatgaagaaaaaaactcaaCAAAGCGGCTTAAAGAATGAAAAGAAATCACAGAAACCATGTTTTCGGTGCAACGGAAAAAATCATAGTGCGGAGGAATGTTTCTACAAGGACTACTCGTGCAACGCTTGTAAAGAAAAAGGACACATACAGAGAGCCTGCCGAAACACAGAAAAAGAAGTCTAATTCTGGAAATAAAAAGGGGAAGGTGTACTCTCTAGATCACGATGACAGTGATGTTGACAGTCTACTTGGAAGTTTAACATTCACGGTAAAGAACCTCGACAGTGACGTCATATGGGTAAAACCGGAAGTGAACGGTAAAGTAATCGCTATGGAACTGGACACCGGTTCTCCAGTTACCATCGTTCCTGTGTCCGTCTATAAGAGACATTTCAGTGACTGTAAACTGGAAACGACAGATTTAAAACTTCGTACTCTAGTCGGTGAGAAAATAAAGGCACTAGGTCAAATTAAGGTGAAGGTCAACCTAAACGGACAAAAAGCAGTGCTACCGATACATGTTGTTAGTGAGGAGTGCAGAGGTCCGCCATTACTCGGAAGGAACTGGCTCGATGTGTTGACACTTGATTGGACGGCAATCAAGGAAGCTCGGCGACTCAACTTTCATGAGAAATGTGAAAACATGACAGTACAAGGTCTCAAACTGAAATATGCCGCCGTGTTCAAGGATGAGTTGGGTACGTTAAGGGACATTTCCGCTCAGATCAAAGTACGCCCCGGGGCCAATCCGAAATTTTGTAAGGCGAGAACTGTGGCATACGCCATTAAACCAAAAGTTGAAACTGAGATAACACGATTAATGGGTGCTGGTATCCTAAAGAAGGTCGAAACGAGTGAATGGGCCACACCGATTGTGCCAATCCCTAAGAAAGACAATTCCGTGAGAATTTGTGGAGATTTCAAGGTCACAATCAACCCGGTACTCGACGTGGACCAGTATCCGTTACCGAAAGTTGAGGACATATTCGCTTCGTTAGCCGGAGGTGTGAAATTTACAAAGTTGGACTTAAAGCAGGCGTACCTGCAAATGGAGGTGAGACCAGAGGATCGGAAATTCCTAACTATAAACACCCATCTTGGCCTTTTCCAATATCAGAGGCTCGTGTTTGGTATAGCCTCGGCACCTGCCATTTGGCAACGTGCCATGGACCAAGTGCTTCAAGGGATAGGTCGTGTCCAATGTATTCTTGATGATATGATTATAACCGGCGAAACGGAGGAAGAACATATGCGAAACCTCGAAACCGTGCTTCAGCGCCTAGATAAATTTGGTCTACGCCTAAACAAGGAGAAATGTGCGTTTATGCTCGACAAGATCGAATTCTGCGGTCATGTAATCGACAAGGACGGTATTCACAAAACCGACGACAAGGTCAACTCTGTAGTCAACGCTCCGATTCCGAAAACCGTGAGTGAGCTCCGAGCTCTGTTAGGGTTAGTGAACTATTATGCGAGGTTTCTTCCAAACCTTGCTACCGTACTTAGCCCGCTACACAAACTTCTGGAAAAGGATGCTGAATGGGAATGGACCGAGGAATGTCAGAAGGCCGTCGACCGTGTGAAGGAAATGATGACATCGGACGAAGTTCTGACGCATAACGACCCGCGATTACCCGTGGTACTCTCGTGCGACGCGTCTCCGTTTGGTATCGGTGCTGTATTGTCTCATCGTCTCGAGAACGGCGACGAAAAGCCAATAGCATATGCCTCGCGAAGCCTTACTGctgctgaaaaaaaaaactactcgCAAATAGACAAGGAAGCTCTGGGAATTGTATGGGGTGTGAAAAAGTTCTACGCCTATCTCTACGGTCGTGAGTTCACACTAATAACGGACCATCAACCCCTGGTGTCTATTTTCCACCCACAGAAAGGTATTCCTGCTACGACAGCCGCACGTCTTCAGCGATACGCGTTGTATTTGTCCGGTTTTCAGTACAAGATTGAATTCAAAGGTACGAAAAGTCATGGAAACGCTGACGGTCTATCGCGCTTACCGATCGTGAAGGAACGAGAAACCGACGAGCCAGATGTCGACTATGTGTTCATGACGACTCAATTTGACACACTACCGGTATCGGTCAAGGAAGTGCGACAAAGTACAAGGAGAGACCCAGTATTGTCGAAAGTCTATGAAATGACATTAAACGGTTGGAATAATGATGTGAAGGCAGACCCCGACATAGCTGCCTATGCTAACCGTAAAACGGAACTATCGTTACACGACGGATGTTTGATGTGGGGGATACGTGTAATAATTCCCGAAAATATTCGTCTCAAGGTCATGGATCAAATACATGAAGGTCATCTTGGTGCGAGCAAGATGAAGGCGCTAGCCAGGAGCTACGTCTGGTGGCCAGGAATAGACAGTGACTTAGAAACACAAGCTAAAAAGTGTCATGGGTGTGTGATGCACAAAATTAGCCCGAACGCCGCACCTGTGCACCCATGGGAATGGCCACAACTACCATGGCAGCGAGTCCATGTCGACTTCGCCGGACCTTTCGAAGGGTCCATGTTCCTCCTCATGGTGGACGCTCATTCTAAATGGCCGGAAATAATACCAATGTCAACGACGACGGCGTCGAAAACGATCGAAGTTATGCGTGAAGTGTTCTCCAGGAACGGCTTACCCGAATGTATAGTTTCGGACAACGGCCCACAATTTGTATCTGACGAATTTCAACGCTTCATGAAATACAACGGTATACGTCACACTACGTCCGCACCATACCACCCCCGTACCAACGGTTTAGCGGAACGACTAGTTCAGACGTTCAAACAGGCCATGAAAGCATCGCGGAAGGACGGAGGAACGTTAAATAAAAGACTGTAATTTCCTACTAGCCTACAGATCGACACCACATGCGACAACGAACGAAACCCCGGCGCATTTGTTCATGGGAAGATCGTTACAAACACGCCTGAGTCTTATCCGACCGAGCACGAGTCGTACAGTTCGTAATAATCAGGAGAAGATGATAAACGAAAATCAGTCGTCTCGACAATTCAGCGAAGGAGAAACGGTAAATGTACGTGATTATCGACTAAGCGGAGAAAAGTGGATCCCAGGAACTATCGAATCGAAAACAGGTCCACTTTCGTACCGAGTAAATGTTGGTAATGGAGCGGTGTGGCGGAGACATACCGATCAAATCATCAAAGGGAAATTACCCATCCCTGAACTCGTTGTTGACTTACCACCCAAATTACCAATACCAATCACACCGAAGGCCCCAGAAACAGTCCCTATCCAACCTCCATCCGATGTCGCGACGCCTCCTCCACTGTTGGAAAATCCTGTGGCTGTGTCCTCGGGCAAGACTGTGTCAGCACCATCTCCGAGACGAAACCCAGCTCGACGAAGGAAAGCTCCATCGCGTTTAGATTTGTAGCTAGGTATAGGTCAGAGCTGCACTGTGCTCTGGGGACATAATAACTCCCCGTGCAGACTCTTAAGAACCCCTGTGTTCTATAATGTTtcagttttgtttaatttttctaatgacaaaatgacaatgttatactgttaaagtgttttatttcatttcataaagttAAAAATGAGTGTTTTAAAATCCATCTACAGTGTCGTATAATTGAGAAACTGACATTGACATTtatgatttaaaagaaatgagtAAATTTAAAGTCTATAATTTACTGTGtatctttaaagaaaaatactctacATATCCCCTATAATAATTAATGGTGAAATTATAGACATTTAAAGACTGACTTTTTAAATAGAGGGGAGGAATGTAATAAAATACGGTACACAGTGTTATTTGTATAACTCGGACTTTAGTAAGTCTGTTAATCTGTATCACTACACGCTTGTATGTCTGAGCATGCGCATTGTAATAAACTGAATACAAGATGGAAACCTCCATGATGATGTCACGTTGTGTTGTAAGCTACTAGAAACGGGTTTTAGCTACGATATAACACATTTTACAGACAACACTGAACACTGCGTGTATCGCCATTAGTGGAAATCCGAAGAGGACCATGCGGTCCctacgtcatcaatacatgggTACATGTTTACACAAAGTATAGTCTGTTTCGCAATAATGCCTTACATTACACCGATAGCAGAGACGTGTCCATCACTATGTGAAACTCATGATTAATATCTACATATTTGGTTTGAACATATGCAGGACAGAAGTTTTTGTTATTGAAATATAGCTAGTCCTTTACTTTTCTTTTAGACACCACTTCACTTTGatgaatttatgttttatttgattttcagAATTTACGTAACCAGGAGTCAgaaataattttactttttttacaGTGGACCTCTCGCCGACTTTTGGTGTTTGTTCTCacattatatcattttgtaatataatcattgtttataatattatcacaatttatAGTGGATCATAATGACTTACTTTAGCATGGAGTTGaaattttttattactttatagTTTTCATGACTCAAGCagagaaagtttaatgataagTTTTGTTTTTCATGTACCAAGTACTGCTGTACAAAAATcataatcatacatgtacattcatgtTAATTTACTTGATAAAGAATATTAGTTGTTTTGCAAGTGAAACTATTTTATTCTTTCATAGTACCGATCAACACTGagtattgtttttcacaaaacaAATATCGCTGACTTTTCGATTTGGACCTAAACACAATCAGTCGCAGTCTTTAAGATTGAGTCCACGTCTAACATCTGAAAGGTCTTTGGTGTCGTGAGCTCGGTGAATTCCCTAACTAAAAAGC
This genomic window from Argopecten irradians isolate NY chromosome 11, Ai_NY, whole genome shotgun sequence contains:
- the LOC138335706 gene encoding uncharacterized protein yields the protein MAGRMGKIDNFDDSVESWKCYQERLKQFFKANEVPNGKKVPVLLSVIGGKPYSILHDLVAPDLPGDKSYVDLVGVLNGHFNPQPLQIAERFRFHKRDQKSGESIREFNAAIRKLSEHCGFGQSLDETLRDRLVCGLRNDNIQKKLLSEDNLTYKNALDIAIAMETASRDAVELQREKSGNMVNKINKVNPKKKMKKKTQQSGLKNEKKSQKPCFRCNGKNHSAEECFYKDYSCNACKEKGHIQRACRNTEKEV
- the LOC138335707 gene encoding uncharacterized protein, with product MGRSLQTRLSLIRPSTSRTVRNNQEKMINENQSSRQFSEGETVNVRDYRLSGEKWIPGTIESKTGPLSYRVNVGNGAVWRRHTDQIIKGKLPIPELVVDLPPKLPIPITPKAPETVPIQPPSDVATPPPLLENPVAVSSGKTVSAPSPRRNPARRRKAPSRLDL